Proteins found in one Pseudochaenichthys georgianus chromosome 13, fPseGeo1.2, whole genome shotgun sequence genomic segment:
- the LOC139434966 gene encoding transcription factor Adf-1-like, translating to MDDEVFIMEVEKHTILYDVTNAFYKDNIRKDKAWFLVAAVCGVEVDICKARWKSLRDAFVKNRKKSLPSGSAGGTQKGWKYTDIMSFLLPYVQQRSSKSSLSNPSPVEDMERASTPLSLETEEHARTACGSPAPPPLVPTTSAERQRPSRSRSPRDPISTPAAAQRSTRDTRRRPQSTDLGEQLISLLQEPPTAPHMPDSELEESYYFALSLVPMLQRLDKDRKHQAKISILNTFHNLERDTQHQQHWQPIDHPPATQHSIHTSRPVAFRPSVPQPPRAQSTPTGPSDMLSSSSSSAWQESFYEQ from the exons atggacgacgaggtgttcataatggaagtggagaaacacacaattttatacgatgtaaccaatgctttttacaaggacaacatcagaaaggacaaggcctggtttttagtcgctgcagtttgtggagtggaag TCGACATTTGCAAGGCACGATGGAAGTCACTCCGGGATGCTTTTGTTAAAAACAGGAAGAAATCTCTCCCAAGTGGATCTGCAGGCGGCACGCAAAAGGGCTGGAAGTATACAGACATAATGTCCTTCCTTTTGCCCTATGTACAGCAAAGGAG TTCAAAAAGCAGCTTGAGCAATCCTTCCCCTGTAGAAGACATGGAGAGAGCATCTACACCCCTGTCATTGGAAACAGAGGAACATGCCAGGACAGCATGTGGATCTCCAGCCCCACCACCTCTGGTACCCACAACCTCTGCAGAGAGGCAAAGGCCCTCTAGGTCCCGTAGCCCCAGGGATCCCATTTCCACACCAGCAGCGGCCCAGCGTTCCACACGGGACACAAGGAGGAGGCCACAGAGCACAGACCTTGGAGAGCAGCTGATATCTCTACTGCAGGAACCTCCAACTGCACCACACATGCCAGACTCAGAATTAGAGGAGTCATACTACTTTGCTCTCAGTCTTGTGCCCATGTTGCAAAGACTggacaaagacagaaaacatCAGGCAAAAATCTCTATTTTAAACACCTTCCACAACTTGGAAAGAGACACCCAACACCAGCAACATTGGCAGCCCATTGACCATCCCCCCGCCACTCAACATTCCATTCACACCTCCAGGCCAGTAGCCTTTCGGCCAAGTGTACCCCAACCCCCACGCGCCCAATCAACACCTACAGGGCCATCAGACATGCTGTCCTCCAGCAGTAGCTCAGCTTGGCAGGAGTCTTTTTACGAACAATAG
- the stoml3a gene encoding stomatin (EPB72)-like 3a, giving the protein MVTQGKLQIAVENVEDKNSRGLGCFGWLLVLIFLLFVTATFPITLFMCVKIVKEYERAVIFRLGRITDRKPKGPGLFFVLPCTDTFVKVDLRTVSFDIPPQEILTRDSVTVSVDGVVYFRIHCPISSVANVSNAHSSTQLLAQTTLRNVLGTKNLAELLSDREGISLSMQGSLDDATDAWGIKVERVEIKDVKLPQQLQRAMAAEAEASREARAKIISAEGEMNASRALKEASLIIAESPSGLQLRYLQTLNTIAAERNSTIIFPVPIDMLQNFMKK; this is encoded by the exons ATGGTTACACAGGGTAAACTTCAGATTGCTGTGGAGAATGTGGAAG ATAAAAACTCAAGAGGTTTGGGATGTTTCGGCTGGCTGTTGGTCCTCATATTCCTCCTCTTCGTTACAGCAACCTTCCCAATCACATTGTTCATGTGTGTTAAG ATAGTGAAGGAGTACGAGCGAGCCGTCATTTTCCGACTCGGACGGATCACAGACAGGAAACCTAAAGGGCCAG GTCTGTTCTTTGTTCTACCCTGCACTGATACTTTTGTGAAGGTTGATCTGAGAACAGTGTCTTTTGACATCCCCCCACAAGAG ATCCTCACCAGAGACTCAGTGACAGTGTCCGTGGACGGTGTGGTGTACTTCCGCATACACTGCCCCATCTCCTCTGTGGCCAATGTGAGCAACGCACACTCATCCACACAGCTGCTGGCTCAGACCACCCTGAGGAATGTACTTGGGACCAAAAACCTGGCAGAACTGTTATCTGACAGAGAGGGCATATCACTCAGTATGCAG GGATCTCTGGATGATGCCACTGACGCGTGGGGTATTAAGGTGGAGCGAGTGGAGATCAAGGATGTGAAACTGCCCCAGCAGCTGCAGAGAGCCATGGCAGCCGAGGCAGAAGCCAGTCGGGAGGCCAGGGCCAAG ATCATTTCTGCAGAGGGAGAGATGAACGCTTCCAGGGCTCTGAAAGAAGCCTCCCTGATAATCGCTGAGTCACCCTCTGGTCTCCAGCTGCGATACCTGCAGACCCTCAACACCATCGCAGCGGAGAGGAACTCCACCATCATCTTCCCTGTGCCCATAGATATGCTGCAGAACTTCATGAAGAAGTAA
- the slc25a15a gene encoding solute carrier family 25 member 15a: MIMAPHPIIQAIIDFSAGAMGGTACVLSGQPFDTAKVKMQTFPTLYRGFIHCFTSTFRQVGLRGLYKGTSPALIASISENAVLFLSYGLCQDVIRFVSSMEKGAHLSDIQKACAGSISSIFSSMALCPSELVKCRLQAMHEMEASGKIAIGQKSTVWTVVKTVLKTDGPLGFYQGFTSTLVREIPGYFCFFGAYEMCRTKFAQYKGTDKDSIGILPLMFSGGFGGACLWLTVYPIDCVKSRIQVYSLAGRQEGFMKTFMGVIRTESFTALYSGLTPTMIRTFPANGALFLAYELSRNFMMDTAGY; this comes from the exons ATGATCATGGCTCCACATCCTATAATCCAGGCCATCATCGACTTCTCAGCTGGAGCAATGG GGGGTACAGCTTGCGTGCTGAGCGGTCAGCCCTTTGACACAGCAAAGGTGAAGATGCAGACCTTCCCCACCCTGTACCGCGGCTTCATCCACTGCTTCACATCCACTTTCAGACAGGTGGGCTTACGTGGTCTCTACAAAGGAACATCCCCAGCCCTTATAGCCAGCATCAGTGAGAACGCTGTGCTCTTCCTCAGTTATGGTCTCTGCCAGGATGTGATCCGATTTGTGTCCAGTATGGAGAAAGGGGCCCATCTCAG TGATATTCAGAAGGCATGCGCAGGGTCTATATCCTCCATCTTTTCCTCCATGGCACTTTGCCCCAGTGAGCTGGTGAAATGTCGCCTGCAGGCCATGCACGAAATGGAGGCATCTGGCAAGATAGCAATCGGCCAGAAAAG CACTGTGTGGACAGTAGTGAAGACTGTGTTGAAGACTGATGGCCCCTTGGGTTTCTACCAAGGATTCACATCCACCTTAGTGAGGGAGATACCAGGTTACTTCTGCTTCTTTGGGGCCTATGAAATGTGTCGGACTAAATTTGCGCAGTATAAGGGCACGGACAAAGATAGTATAG GTATTCTTCCCCTCATGTTCAGCGGTGGATTTGGAGGAGCTTGTCTCTGGTTGACGGTTTATCCCATTGACTGTGTGAAGTCCAGGATCCAGGTTTACTCTTTAGCTGGGAGGCAAGAGGGCTTCATGAAGACCTTCATGGGTGTTATACGCACTGAGA GCTTCACTGCTCTATACTCAGGCCTGACTCCCACCATGATACGCACCTTCCCTGCCAACGGAGCCCTCTTCCTGGCTTACGAGCTCAGTCGCAATTTTATGATGGATACGGCTGGTTACTGA